In Vespula pensylvanica isolate Volc-1 chromosome 16, ASM1446617v1, whole genome shotgun sequence, the following proteins share a genomic window:
- the LOC122634990 gene encoding uncharacterized protein LOC122634990, whose product MHILPVSFALFTYVGYWRPVNWPKNSFKSYLYNLYTLFMIFVLCLFAFCEIVDAYVDHNVNTFIEKFTLTISVVAVCIKVINLNLRRESVISLINMLLKDDCIPRNSEEQKIKQKFDENAKKITIYCEFLNEATVVFAIISQIVDAVKERILPLANWTPYDHSSNIMFWLSLIHQSVALLVCANASVAHETIISGLMLQICAQLEILGHRVKTLPMLLEMARKNCDNIFHWKREEKRIIRELIEYHLYIYGFATRVNNVFTTMIMLQFSISSIVLCLTVYRMSKAEITSFEFLWAVFYLASMFTQIFLYCWYGNEVILKSMQIGDMFYEMDWTSLRTDIIKILPIVMSRSTKPIEMRSGYVIVLSAQSFTSILNTSYTAFNVLQKSSSKMTILASTLMILSICGCWRPPSWSFSYYKRVIYNLYNICVIFLVSSLSLSQIIGIALNISSDLSEEIYISLTIAVSCLKMLTFKFNHNDVVKLINTLAEEPYKPSDNEEIQIQLKFEKLARLNTNGYTSLIGFSVSSFVFMSLITDLKEKQLTFQVWLPFDSTTPVIYYLTYTQQMLGMTLAGFLNVALDSLICGIFIHICCQIKILENRLMKISNEQEALLKLCVRHHECIYKFADNVNKTFGLIMFIQFFGSTMTVSFTLYQLTKISSTSVEYAKMSLYMYCMLIQIYLYCCLCGSRRPPSWSSSIYKCLLYNLYTITIAFLVSSLALSQMIGMALNADASNISDDIYLFLVQFVSCFKLLSLVVNRNNIVDLIVTLGQEPHQPLDDSQEIAYEMFQTNLMELSTDIKKSLLIMMKRTTMPIVFIVMNLFPLNLDSFVSVTFLILSLSLSQMIGIAVNADDSSNVSDDIYVFLAQFVSCFKMLSLVVNQPHQPLDDVEMNIQTKFDRLSRFNTHSYASLISLTVSNFLLLSLITNFKKRQLTFRAWLPFDDNMTPIVFYLTYIHQILAVTIAAMIHVALDTLICNLLINICCQITILENRLTNITDERKTILKLCIRHHECIYRFAATVNKTFKFAIFVQFFASTLTVCFTLYQLTKVSANTSEFIKMMFFMSSMLTQVYLYCWYGHLVTLKRKNICNLYMRMTILASSFMILSICGCWRPPSWSLSFYKRLAYNLYTIFVAFLVSSLSLSQAIGILVNEDDSSDSSDDIYVFFAELISCFKMLSLMVNRNEIVNLIGTLTQEPYEPSDDVETRIQVKFDKWSRLNTHCYVLLLSSSVASFSSLSLVTNLTKRQLTFRAWLPFDNNVTTYVFYLTYFHQILAFLIGAALHVALDCLIFGFLIHVCCQIKILENRLTKITNENKPVLKLCIRHHDCIYKFANNVIKMFEFTIFIQFFITTSTVCFTLYQLTKVSPISFECVKILLYMCCILTQVYLYCWYGSLIETKSQEISMTIFNIDWITLSDDIRKTLLFMMKRTMKPIVFVVIRILPVNLDSFVSVSIPIPIIPERRSHTLSIMSLILDTGDIIRNGISEKGMENYDSSVKLYNCKIKIILRMRILSLPFKILIFCGIWKPTSWTTTCKKIIYRTYTFLVILFVSSFLCSQMIDMFTVDNMNEFTESSHMLLTMVIGFCKAVNVLMAREKIIKLIDILVDEMRFSVDSEESKIQEKYDRTIRANTLHYAIMIETSVLSSILNSLLTDLQAKTLPFRAWVPYDCSSSIVFYLTYFYQMISMTACSLFHVAIDALFCGFLLQICCQIDILKCRLKRLNCNGIDDLRKCIQHHYQIYQIAEKMNEAFVMTIFAQFFISSVVLCLSMFELLKNDLLSTEFMALVIYLSTLLVQIYIFCWYGNEVKLKSIHIAVAFAESNWTSLDNSSQKMIVIMMQRAANPIEFVSGYFITVNLDTFMNLIKTSYSAYNVLQKAQ is encoded by the exons ATGCATATTCTTCCTGTATCATTTGCATTATTCACGTACGTTGGATATTGGCGACCAGTAAATTGGccaaaaaattctttcaaatcCTATCTGTATAATCTTTACACTCTATTCATGATATTCGTCTTATGTTTATTCGCATTTTGTGAAATCGTCGATGCTTATGTCGATCATAACGTAAACACCTTCATCGAAAAGTTTACTCTTACGATATCGGTCGTAGCAGTGTGCATTAAAGTTATAAATCTTAATTTGCGTCGGGAAAGTGTTATCTCATTGATCAATATGCTTTTGAAAGATGATTGTATACCACGGAATTCggaggaacaaaaaataaagcaaaaattCGACGAGAATGCTAA GAAGATCACGATTTACTGTGAATTTTTAAACGAGGCAACAGTTGTCTTTGCCATAATATCACAGATCGTAGACGCCGTAAAGGAACGTATCCTGCCACTTGCCAATTGGACTCCTTACGATCATTCCTCGAACATCATGTTTTGGCTGTCTTTGATTCATCAGTCGGTAGCTCTTTTGGTCTGTGCAAACGCAAGTGTTGCTCATGAGACCATCATTTCTGGATTGATGTTACAAATTTGTGCTCAATTGGAGATACTCGGTCACCGTGTAAAAACGTTGCCAATGTTACTGGAAATGGCGAGAAAGAATTGCGATAATATCTTTCAttggaagagagaggaaaagaggatcATTCGTGAATTGATCGAGTATCATCTTTACATATACGG ttTTGCTACTAGAGTCAACAACGTTTTTACCACGATGATCATGCTACAGTTCTCTATAAGTTCGATTGTACTCTGTTTGACCGTTTACAGAATGTCCAAGGCAGAAATCACTAGTTTCGAATTTTTGTGGGCGGTTTTTTATCTTGCTTCTATGTTTACGCAAATCTTTCTCTATTGTTGGTACGGCAACGAAGTGATATTAAAG AGCATGCAGATTGGAGATATGTTTTATGAAATGGATTGGACATCGTTAAGAACTGACATTATCAAGATTCTTCCTATCGTAATGTCTCGAAGTACAAAACCTATTGAAATGAGAAGTGGCTATGTGATAGTATTGTCAGCTCAATCGTTTACAAGT ATACTAAATACATCGTACACAGCTTTCAACGTTCTGCAAAAATCCTCGTC AAAAATGACGATTTTAGCATCGACTTTGATGATTCTCAGTATCTGTGGATGCTGGAGACCTCCATCCTGGTCATTCTCATATTACAAACGTGTTATATACAACTTATACAATATCTGTGTAATTTTTCTAGTAtcgtctttatctttatcccAAATCATTGGTATTGCCCTAAACATTTCGAGCGATCTTTCCGAAGAAATTTACATATCTTTGACGATTGCTGTATCCTGTCTAAAAATGTTAACTTTTAAATTCAATCATAACGACGTCGTCAAGTTAATTAACACTTTGGCAGAGGAACCATATAAGCCATCGGATAATGAAGAAATTCAGATTCAATTGAAATTTGAGAAATTAGCACG gCTCAACACGAACGGTTATACATCCTTAATTGGGTTTTCGGTGAGCAGTTTCGTATTTATGTCTTTGATTACAGACctcaaagaaaaacaattaactTTTCAAGTTTGGTTACCGTTTGACAGTACGACAcctgttatatattatttaacgtaCACTCAACAAATGTTAGGTATGACATTAGCCGGCTTTCTTAACGTCGCTCTAGATTCTTTGATCTGTGGCATTTTCATACATATTTGTTGTCAAATCAAGATCTTGGAAAATCGTTTGATGAAAATCTCCAACGAACAGGAGGCACTTTTAAAATTGTGCGTCCGTCATCATGAATGCATATACAA ATTCGCAGATAAcgtaaataaaacatttggaCTTATAATGTTCATTCAGTTTTTCGGCAGCACGATGACAGTCTCCTTTACGTTATatcaattaacaaaaatatcatcAACTTCTGTCGAATATGCAAAAATGTCGCTCTACATGTATTGCAtgttaatacaaatttatctttaCTGCTG CCTCTGCGGATCGCGGAGACCTCCATCTTGGTCGTCCTCGATTTATAAATGTCtcctttataatttatacacgATCACTATAGCTTTTCTAGTATCATCACTGGCTTTATCACAAATGATCGGTATGGCTTTAAATGCAGATGCGAGCAATATTTCcgacgatatttatttattcttggTACAATTCGTATCTTGCTTTAAATTGTTAAGTCTTGTAGtcaatcgtaataatattgttgACTTAATTGTTACTCTGGGACAAGAACCACATCAGCCATTGGACGAT AGCCAAGAAATTGCATACGAAATGTTCCAGACAAATTTGATGGAGCTAAGCACTGACATCAAGAAGAGTCTTTTGATTATGATGAAACGTACGACTATGCcgatcgtttttatcgttatgAATCTTTTCCCTCTGAATCTCGATTCGTTCGTGAGCGTCA cttttctaatattatctttGTCATTATCGCAAATGATCGGTATTGCTGTAAACGCAGACGATTCGAGCAATGTTTCCGACGATATTTACGTATTCTTGGCACAATTTGTATCTTGTTTTAAAATGTTAAGTCTTGTAGTcaatc AACCACATCAGCCATTGGACGATGTGGAAATGAACATTCAAACAAAGTTTGACAGATTATCTCg gTTCAACACTCACAGTTATGCATCTTTGATCTCATTAACGGTGAGCAACTTTTTATTACTCTCATTGATTAcaaactttaaaaaaagacaattaaCTTTTCGAGCTTGGTTGCCGTTTGACGATAACATGACAcctattgtattttatttaacgtacATTCACCAAATACTAGCAGTGACAATAGCAGCAATGATTCACGTCGCTCTAGATACTCTGATCTGCAATCTTCTCATAAACATTTGCTGTCAGATTACGATCTTGGAAAATCGTCTTACAAATATCACGGATGAACGAAAGACCATCTTGAAACTTTGTATTCGTCATcacgaatgtatatatag atTTGCTGCTACcgtaaataaaacatttaaatttgCAATCTTCGTTCAATTTTTTGCAAGTACATTGACAGTCTGTTTTACACTGTACCAATTAACAAAAGTATCGGCAAATACTTcggaatttataaaaatgatgtttTTTATGTCTAGCATGTTAACCCAAGTGTATCTCTACTGCTGGTACGGACATTTAGTCACTCTAAAG cggaaaaacatttgtaatttatacATGAGAATGACGATCTTAGCATCGTCGTTTATGATTCTCAGCATCTGTGGATGTTGGAGACCTCCATCTTGGtcgttatcattttataaacgtctagcatataatttatacacgATCTTTGTAGCTTTTCTAGTATCATCTCTGTCCTTGTCACAAGCCATCGGTATTCTTGTGAATGAAGACGATTCGAGTGATTCTTCCGACGATATTTATGTATTCTTCGCGGAACTTATATCATGTTTCAAAATGCTGAGTCTCATGGTCAATCGCAATgaaattgttaatttaattgGTACATTGACGCAAGAGCCATACGAACCATCCGATGATGTGGAAACAAGAATTCAAGTCAAGTTTGACAAGTGGTCGAG aTTGAACACACATTGTTATGTTCTCTTACTCTCGTCATCAGTCGCTAGTTTCTCATCTTTGTCTCTAGTTACAAATTTGACGAAAAGACAATTAACTTTTCGAGCTTGGTTACCTTTTGATAATAACGTGACAACTTATGTATTTTACTTAACATACTTTCATCAAATATTAGCATTTCTAATAGGAGCGGCACTTCACGTTGCTTTAGATTGTTTAATCTTCGGTTTTCTAATACATGTTTGTTGTCAAATCAAAATTTTGGAGAATCGTCTGACGAAGATCACAAACGAAAATAAACCTGTTCTAAAACTATGTATCCGTCATCACGACTGTATATACAA atttGCCAATAACGTGATTAAGATGTTCGAATTTACGATCttcattcaatttttcatCACCACATCGACAGTATGTTTTACATTGTATCAATTAACCAAAGTTTCACCGATTTCCTTCGAGtgtgtaaaaatattgttgTACATGTGTTGCATATTGACACAAGTATATCTCTATTGTTGGTATGGAAGTCTAATTGAAACGAAG AGCCAAGAAATTTCAATGacaattttcaatattgaTTGGATAACACTTAGCGATGATATCAGGAAGACTCTTTTGTTTATGATGAAACGTACGATGAAGCcaatcgtcttcgtcgtcataAGAATTCTTCCTGTCAATTTAGATTCTTTCGTCAGCGTTAGTATTCCCATCCCTATAATACCTGAACGTCGATCCCATACTTTGTCCATTATGTCTCTTATTTTAG ACACAGGAGATATAATAAGAAACGGTATATCGGAAAAGGGAATGGAGAACTACGACTCCAGTGtt aaattatataattgcaagataaaaataatattaagaatgCGTATCTTATCGTTgccttttaaaattttaatattttgtggTATATGGAAACCAACATCATGGACAACCACTTGCAAAAAGATCATCTATCGTACTTATACTTTTCTCGTGATATTGTTtgtctcttcctttctatgCTCGCAAATGATTGACATGTTCACTGTCGACAACATGAACGAATTCACCGAAAGCTCTCACATGCTTTTGACAATGGTGATCGGTTTTTGCAAAGCAGTGAACGTATTGATGGcacgagaaaaaattataaaattaattgacatTCTCGTAGATGAAATGCGCTTTTCTGTTGATTCCGAAGAATCGAAGattcaagaaaaatatgatcgGACTATTCG GGCTAATACGCTTCACTATGCCATCATGATCGAGACGTCAGTTTTATCAAGTATTTTAAATTCTCTTTTGACTGACTTACAAGCGAAAACGTTGCCCTTCAGAGCCTGGGTACCTTACGACTGTTCctcttcgatcgttttttaCTTAACTTACTTTTATCAAATGATATCGATGACAGcctgttctctctttcacgtcGCGATAGATGCACTGTTTTGTGGATTTTTACTACAAATTTGTTGTCAAATAGATATATTGAAGTGTCGACTGAAACGTTTAAACTGTAATGGTATCGACGATCTTCGAAAATGCATTCAACatcattatcaaatttatca aatcgctgaaaaaatgaatgaagcTTTTGTCATGACGATATTTGCTCAATTTTTTATCAGTTCGGTAGTCCTTTGTTTGAGCATGTTCGAACTACTTAAAAATGATCTATTGAGTACAGAATTCATGGCCTTGGTAATATATTTGTCG
- the LOC122634913 gene encoding odorant receptor 46a-like isoform X1 — protein sequence MTILASTLMILSICGCWRPPSWSFSYYKRVIYNLYNICVIFLVSSLSLSQIIGIALNISSDLSEEIYISLTIAVSCLKMLTFKFNHNDVVKLINTLAEEPYKPSDNEEIQIQLKFEKLARLVIRIIIQFLVMYSCSFYIGHHISFDFYQNILLFLLFRLNTNGYTSLIGFSVSSFVFMSLITDLKEKQLTFQVWLPFDSTTPVIYYLTYTQQMLGMTLAGFLNVALDSLICGIFIHICCQIKILENRLMKISNEQEALLKLCVRHHECIYKFADNVNKTFGLIMFIQFFGSTMTVSFTLYQLTKISSTSVEYAKMSLYMYCMLIQIYLYCWYGNLITLKSREIINNIFDINWTRLDNSIKTSLLIMMNRTMNPISLVVMKIFSLNLDSFISIIKTAYSAYNLLQQTQE from the exons ATGACGATTTTAGCATCGACTTTGATGATTCTCAGTATCTGTGGATGCTGGAGACCTCCATCCTGGTCATTCTCATATTACAAACGTGTTATATACAACTTATACAATATCTGTGTAATTTTTCTAGTAtcgtctttatctttatcccAAATCATTGGTATTGCCCTAAACATTTCGAGCGATCTTTCCGAAGAAATTTACATATCTTTGACGATTGCTGTATCCTGTCTAAAAATGTTAACTTTTAAATTCAATCATAACGACGTCGTCAAGTTAATTAACACTTTGGCAGAGGAACCATATAAGCCATCGGATAATGAAGAAATTCAGATTCAATTGAAATTTGAGAAATTAGCACGGTTGGTTATAAGAATTATCATACAATTTCTCGTAATGTATAGTTGTTCCTTCTACATTGGACatcatatttcattcgatttctatcaaaacattttgttatttctcctttttaggCTCAACACGAACGGTTATACATCCTTAATTGGGTTTTCGGTGAGCAGTTTCGTATTTATGTCTTTGATTACAGACctcaaagaaaaacaattaactTTTCAAGTTTGGTTACCGTTTGACAGTACGACAcctgttatatattatttaacgtaCACTCAACAAATGTTAGGTATGACATTAGCCGGCTTTCTTAACGTCGCTCTAGATTCTTTGATCTGTGGCATTTTCATACATATTTGTTGTCAAATCAAGATCTTGGAAAATCGTTTGATGAAAATCTCCAACGAACAGGAGGCACTTTTAAAATTGTGCGTCCGTCATCATGAATGCATATACAA ATTCGCAGATAAcgtaaataaaacatttggaCTTATAATGTTCATTCAGTTTTTCGGCAGCACGATGACAGTCTCCTTTACGTTATatcaattaacaaaaatatcatcAACTTCTGTCGAATATGCAAAAATGTCGCTCTACATGTATTGCAtgttaatacaaatttatctttaCTGCTGGTACGGAAATCTAATCACTTTAAAG AGCAGAGAAATTATCAACAATATCTTCGACATAAATTGGACAAGACTTGACAATAGCATCAAGACTTCCTTACTGATTATGATGAATCGTACAATGAATCCAATCTCATTGGTcgttatgaaaattttctctctgaaTCTCGATTCATTTATCAGT ataaTTAAAACAGCCTATTCGGCTTATAATCTTTTACAACAAACGCaagaataa
- the LOC122634914 gene encoding odorant receptor 22b-like, which yields MALLKSILVILSICGCWRPSSWSLSFYKCLFYNLYSIFVAFLILSLSLSQMIGIAVNADDSSNVSDDIYVFLAQFVSCFKMLSLVVNRNNIVELIVTLGQEPHQPLDDVEMNIQTKFDRLSRFNTHSYASLISLTVSNFLLLSLITNFKKRQLTFRAWLPFDDNMTPIVFYLTYIHQILAVTIAAMIHVALDTLICNLLINICCQITILENRLTNITDERKTILKLCIRHHECIYRFAATVNKTFKFAIFVQFFASTLTVCFTLYQLTKVSANTSEFIKMMFFMSSMLTQVYLYCWYGHLVTLKSQEIAYEMFQTNLMELSNDIKKSLLIMMKRTTRPIVFIVMDLFPLNLDSFVSILKTAYTVYNFLEQT from the exons ATGGCTCTATTAAAATCGATACTTGTTATTCTCAGCATATGCGGATGTTGGAGACCTTCATCTTGGTCGCtctcattttataaatgtctcttttataatttatactcgATTTTTGTagcttttctaatattatctttGTCATTATCGCAAATGATCGGTATTGCTGTAAACGCAGACGATTCGAGCAATGTTTCCGACGATATTTACGTATTCTTGGCACAATTTGTATCTTGTTTTAAAATGTTAAGTCTTGTAGTcaatcgtaataatatcgtTGAGTTAATTGTTACTCTGGGACAAGAACCAC ATCAGCCATTGGACGATGTGGAAATGAACATTCAAACAAAGTTTGACAGATTATCTCg gTTCAACACTCACAGTTATGCATCTTTGATCTCATTAACGGTGAGCAACTTTTTATTACTCTCATTGATTAcaaactttaaaaaaagacaattaaCTTTTCGAGCTTGGTTGCCGTTTGACGATAACATGACAcctattgtattttatttaacgtacATTCACCAAATACTAGCAGTGACAATAGCAGCAATGATTCACGTCGCTCTAGATACTCTGATCTGCAATCTTCTCATAAACATTTGCTGTCAGATTACGATCTTGGAAAATCGTCTTACAAATATCACGGATGAACGAAAGACCATCTTGAAACTTTGTATTCGTCATcacgaatgtatatatag atTTGCTGCTACcgtaaataaaacatttaaatttgCAATCTTCGTTCAATTTTTTGCAAGTACATTGACAGTCTGTTTTACACTGTACCAATTAACAAAAGTATCGGCAAATACTTcggaatttataaaaatgatgtttTTTATGTCTAGCATGTTAACCCAAGTGTATCTCTACTGCTGGTACGGACATTTAGTCACTCTAAAG AGCCAAGAAATTGCATACGAAATGTTCCAAACAAATTTGATGGAGCTAAGCAATGACATCAAGAAGAGTCTTTTGATTATGATGAAACGTACGACTAGGCcgatcgtttttatcgttatgGATCTTTTTCCTCTAAATCTCGATTCGTTCGTGAGC ATACTTAAGACCGCATACACGGTATACAACTTCTTGGAACAAACTTAA
- the LOC122634915 gene encoding odorant receptor Or1-like has translation MHTLPLSFGLLTYVGFWRPTKWSSNSLKYFIYNVYTTFMVFLLYTFAFCGFMDALIDHDLDNLLEKFSLFISVIGVCIKVTNILINRNSIISVANMLLKEVCIPRDSEELAIKQKFDKNAKTITIYCEILNETTVFFATVAQFGKFLETRTLPLADWTPYDRTSNIMFWITLLHQSFALMVCANSSVAHETIISGLMIQICAQLEILCHRARTLPTFLQKTQKNYSSKEDFKKVENKVIGELVEYHLYVYKFAKKVNDVFMLMIFMQFSISSTVLCMSVYKLSTKDVISLDFLWTFFYLTCMLTQLFLYCWFGNEVTLRSKRIGDAFYEMDWISLRSRVIKNLTIIMARTTRAIEMNSGYIVKLSAESFMIIIKVSYSAYNVLQTSS, from the exons ATGCATACTCTTCCTTTATCATTCGGCCTGTTAACTTACGTTGGTTTTTGGCGACCAACAAAATGGTCATCGAATTCTTTAAAGTATTTCATTTACAACGTTTATACGACTTTCATGGTATTCTTGCTTTATACGTTCGCATTCTGTGGATTCATGGATGCTCTGATTGATCATGACTTGGATAACTTACTTGAAAAGTTTTCACTCTTTATATCCGTCATCGGAGTTTGTATCAAAGTGACGAACATTTTAATCAATCGAAATAGTATTATTTCAGTTGCAAACATGCTTCTAAAGGAGGTATGCATTCCACGTGATTCGGAGGAGCTGGCAATTAAACAGAAGTTTGATAAAAATGCCAA AACTATCACAATTTATTGCGAAATCTTGAACGAGACAACCGTCTTCTTCGCAACTGTGGCTCAATTTGGTAAATTCTTAGAAACTCGTACTTTACCGCTTGCCGATTGGACACCATACGATCGTACCTCGAATATCATGTTTTGGATCACTTTACTTCATCAATCCTTTGCTCTCATGGTGTGTGCTAACTCGAGCGTGGCTCACGAGACCATAATATCCGGACTGATGATACAAATTTGTGCTCAATTGGAGATACTCTGTCATCGGGCAAGAACATTGCCAACGTTTCTGCAAAAGACacagaaaaattattcctCTAAAGAGGATTTcaaaaaagttgaaaataaaGTTATTGGTGAATTGGTCGAGTATCATCTTTACgtttataa GTTTGCTAAAAAAGTCAATGACGTGTTCATGCTTATGATATTCATGCAATTTTCTATAAGTTCTACAGTACTCTGCATGAGCGTGTATAAATTATCAACGAAAGATGTGATAAGCCTTGATTTCCTGTGGACATTCTTTTATCTCACGTGTATGCTCACTCAACTCTTCCTTTATTGTTGGTTTGGTAACGAAGTTACGTTAAGG agTAAAAGAATTGGAGATGCATTTTATGAAATGGATTGGATATCATTAAGAAgtagagtaataaaaaatcttactATAATAATGGCACGAACAACGAGAGCCATCGAAATGAATAGTGGCTATATAGTGAAACTCTCAGCAGAATCGTTTATGATc ATAATTAAAGTCTCATATTCTGCTTATAATGTTTTACAAACTTCGTCATAA
- the LOC122634913 gene encoding odorant receptor 46a-like isoform X2 yields the protein MTILASTLMILSICGCWRPPSWSFSYYKRVIYNLYNICVIFLVSSLSLSQIIGIALNISSDLSEEIYISLTIAVSCLKMLTFKFNHNDVVKLINTLAEEPYKPSDNEEIQIQLKFEKLARLNTNGYTSLIGFSVSSFVFMSLITDLKEKQLTFQVWLPFDSTTPVIYYLTYTQQMLGMTLAGFLNVALDSLICGIFIHICCQIKILENRLMKISNEQEALLKLCVRHHECIYKFADNVNKTFGLIMFIQFFGSTMTVSFTLYQLTKISSTSVEYAKMSLYMYCMLIQIYLYCWYGNLITLKSREIINNIFDINWTRLDNSIKTSLLIMMNRTMNPISLVVMKIFSLNLDSFISIIKTAYSAYNLLQQTQE from the exons ATGACGATTTTAGCATCGACTTTGATGATTCTCAGTATCTGTGGATGCTGGAGACCTCCATCCTGGTCATTCTCATATTACAAACGTGTTATATACAACTTATACAATATCTGTGTAATTTTTCTAGTAtcgtctttatctttatcccAAATCATTGGTATTGCCCTAAACATTTCGAGCGATCTTTCCGAAGAAATTTACATATCTTTGACGATTGCTGTATCCTGTCTAAAAATGTTAACTTTTAAATTCAATCATAACGACGTCGTCAAGTTAATTAACACTTTGGCAGAGGAACCATATAAGCCATCGGATAATGAAGAAATTCAGATTCAATTGAAATTTGAGAAATTAGCACG gCTCAACACGAACGGTTATACATCCTTAATTGGGTTTTCGGTGAGCAGTTTCGTATTTATGTCTTTGATTACAGACctcaaagaaaaacaattaactTTTCAAGTTTGGTTACCGTTTGACAGTACGACAcctgttatatattatttaacgtaCACTCAACAAATGTTAGGTATGACATTAGCCGGCTTTCTTAACGTCGCTCTAGATTCTTTGATCTGTGGCATTTTCATACATATTTGTTGTCAAATCAAGATCTTGGAAAATCGTTTGATGAAAATCTCCAACGAACAGGAGGCACTTTTAAAATTGTGCGTCCGTCATCATGAATGCATATACAA ATTCGCAGATAAcgtaaataaaacatttggaCTTATAATGTTCATTCAGTTTTTCGGCAGCACGATGACAGTCTCCTTTACGTTATatcaattaacaaaaatatcatcAACTTCTGTCGAATATGCAAAAATGTCGCTCTACATGTATTGCAtgttaatacaaatttatctttaCTGCTGGTACGGAAATCTAATCACTTTAAAG AGCAGAGAAATTATCAACAATATCTTCGACATAAATTGGACAAGACTTGACAATAGCATCAAGACTTCCTTACTGATTATGATGAATCGTACAATGAATCCAATCTCATTGGTcgttatgaaaattttctctctgaaTCTCGATTCATTTATCAGT ataaTTAAAACAGCCTATTCGGCTTATAATCTTTTACAACAAACGCaagaataa